AGGAACATCTTGCCCGCGCCAAACAAGTCGCCGACCACGTTCATGCCGGCCATTAGCGGTCCTTCAATCACGTCGAGGGGGCGGCCAACCTGCTGGCGTACCTCTTCTGTGTCTTCGTCGATGAATTCGGTAATGCCTTTCACCAGCGCGTGCTTCAAGCGCTCGGCTACGGGTAGGCTGCGCCATTCGTCAGCTACAACGACGGCTTTATCCTTCTGCTTAACGGTATCGGCAAAGTTCACGAGGCGCTCGGTGGCATCGTCGCGGCGGTTGAGCAGCACGTCTTCGCAAAGCTCCAGCAAGTCCTTCGGTACGTCATCGTACACAGCTAGCTGACTGGGGTTTACAATGCCCATGTCGAGACCAGCGCGGATGGCGTGGTACAGGAAAGCTGAGTGCATGGCCTCCCGCACAACGTCGTTGCCGCGATACGAGAAGCTGACGTTGCTCACGCCACCGCTGGTGCGGGCACCGGGCAGGTTCTCCTTGATCCAGCGTACGGCATTAATGAAGTCAACCGCATAGTTGCGGTGCTCTTCAATGCCAGTGCCAACGGTCAAGATGTTGGGGTCGAAGATGATGTCGGTGGCTGGGAAGCCGACCTCGTTCACCAAGATGTCATAGCTACGCTTACAGATTTCGATGCGGCGCTCGTAGCTGTCCGCCTGACCGTCTTCGTCGAAGGCCATTACTACCACGGCAGCACCGTATTGGCGCACAGTGCGGGCCCGCTCCTTGAACATCTCTTCGCCTTCTTTGAGCGAAATCGAGTTTACGATGCTCTTGCCTTGCACGCACTTTAAGCCAGCTTCCAGTACGCTCCACTTCGAGGAGTCGATCATGAGGGGCACGCGGGCAATATCGGGCTCGGAGGCAATCAGGTTGAGGAAGGTCGTCATGGCCTGCTCCGAATCAAGCATGCCTTCGTCCATGTTAACATCAATAACCTGTGCGCCGCCTTCCACTTGGGCGCGCGCTACAGCCAGAGCTTCTTCGTAAGCACCTGTGCGGATAAGGCGGGCGAAAGCGCGCGAGCCGGTTACGTTGCACCGTTCGCCTACGTTCACAAACAGGCTGTTATCATCAAACCCGAAGGGCTCCAAACCGCTCAGGCGCGTAACCGCGGGTATTTCGGGCAGCGGCCTAGGTTTGTACTGATCTACTAGGCGGGCTAGCTCGCCGATGTGCTGAGGCGTAGTGCCGCAGCAGCCCCCAATGACGGTTATAATGCCATCTTGTAAGTAGTTCTCCACCACGTCGGCAAATTCCTGCGCAGATTCGTCGTAGCCGCCAAAAGCGTTTGGCAGACCAGCATTTGGGTAAGCCGAAATGTGCACGTCCGAAATGCGACTGAGCTCCTGTACATACTGCTTAAGCTGGGCGGCACCTAGGGCACAGTTTAGGCCCACACTCAGCAGCGGTAAGTGGCTGATAGAGTTCCAGAAAGCCTCTACCGTCTGACCCGAGAGTGTACGACCGGAGGCATCCGTGATAGTACCGGAAATCATGATGGGCACTACACGGCCGCCTTCATCGAAGAACTTCTGCACCGCAAACAGTGCCGCCTTGGCGTTGAGCGTATCGAAGATCGTCTCGATCAGCAAGGCATCGACGCCGCCATCAATCAGGCCGCGCACTTGCTCGTGGTAAGCAGTGGCTAGCTCATCGAAGGTGATGGCGCGGAAACCAGGCCGGTTTACGTCGGGCGAGAGAGAAGCCGTACGGTTCGTTGGGCCAATAGCACCAGCCACGAACCTAGGTTTACTTGGGTTCTTAGCGGTGTACTCGTCGGCGGCATCACGAGCCAAGCGAGCCGACTCATAATTAAGCTCATACACAACGTGTTCCAGTGCATAGTCAGCCTGAGCGATGGTCGTGCCACTGAATGTGTTCGTCTCCACCATATCGGCGCCGGCCGCAAAGTATTCTGCGTGAATACTGCGGATAATGTCGGGCTGGGTGAGGCTTAGTAGGTCGTTGTTACCGCGTAGCGGCTTGGGATGATCCGCGAAGCGGGTGCCCCGAAAATCTTCCTCCGTCAGCGGATAGCGCTGAATCATAGTACCCATCGCGCCGTCGAGCACGAGGATGCGCTGTTGGAGGATGTCGTAAAGCGGGGAGTCGGGACAGGCTATTTTCATGGTTCTCCTTCTGAAAGTCGGCGTACTGGTCGAGCCTATCCAGAAAGAGAAAACTGCGGGTGCAGGTTCCGTACTTATCTTCTTCGGTCCATTTTTTTTGCCGAATGGGAGTTGGCACCTTGTTTCACTCAGGTTGCCAAGACGTCGCAGGGCCCAGTCCCTCAGTCTTTCTGGATAAGTATCAAGGCAAAGATACGTTAGAAGTGTGGAAAAGTAAATGCAGCATGAAACAGGAGCTTAGTGCTGCATCCAAGTAAGCCGTAGCGGGTGTTTTTACCAGCGCTCTACTGCGTTATTTTAACGTTAGCTGCAATGTCCAGGCTCCATGTCGTCTTGGCACAGCAAGGACTTTATTACGCATGCAACTGCACAGCAGAGAGCCCCGCTACGGTTGCGTTGAACAACACAACCGTAGCGGGGCTCCCTAACAAGGTAAAAGGGTAAGCTAGCTTTTTAGGCTGTCTAGTCCTTTTTGACACAATTAGGGACGGTTTTGCCTTCCTTCTTCTTGGTGCCTTCTTGTTCATAACCTTTCCAGCACGGATCTTTTTCTTTCTTCGAGGCGGATGCTTTTTTCTCAGCCATGATCGGTAGGAATTAGTAAGTGGGTGAGTGAGGTACGCTTAGTGACTGAAGAAGGCTTACGGTTTGTTGAGCTCACTGTTCAACTTTCACGTAAAAAGCCAACCTTTTATAGGCTCACCGCTTTTAAGGGAGTCACCTAGCCCACCTGCGTGCAGACTAGCGATGATGGAGGCCAAAAATTATTTAAAACATTCGTGTAGCTACATGGTTCTTGGCAGTCAGAAAGCAGTGATTAACTGACGCATCTGCTTCCACTACACTGTATGACACAATCAACCAAGCTTTTCACGCCCTTCACGATGGGCGCTCTTACGTTGCCCAACCGCTTTGCCATGGCCCCCATGACGCGGAGCCGCGCTAACAACGAAGGCAACGTACCCACCGACTCGACGGTAAAATACTACGAGCAGCGCGCCTCAGCCGGCCTGATCATTACCGAAGGCTCGCAGGTTTCGCAGCAGGCAGTGGGCTACATCTTCACGCCGGGCATCTACTCGGAGGAGCAAGTAGCTGGCTGGAAGAAAGTAACCGATGCCGTGCACGCTGCTGGTGGTCGTATCTTCATTCAGCTGTGGCACGTGGGCCGCATTTCGCACCCATTCTTCCACAATGGCGAGCTACCCGTAGCCCCTTCAGCTGTGCAGCCAACAGGCGTAAAAGCCTTCACGCTCAACGGCCAAGAAGAAATTCCGACTCCGCGCGCGCTGGAAACACAAGAAGTGAAAGCCGTTGTGGAAGACTTCCGCAAAGCTGCTGAAAATGCCAAGAAAGCTGGTTTTGATGGTGCTGAAATCCACGGCGCCAACGGCTACCTAATCGACCAGTTCATCCAAGACGGCTCCAACCAGCGCACCGACGAGTACGGCGGAAGCGTAGAGAACCGCGCCCGTTTTGCCCTCGAAGTGGTGAAAGCCGTATCGGACGTGCTCGGCGCGGACCGCACCGGTATTCGTCTGTCGCCAACGGGCGTGATGGGTGGCATCAACGACACCGACCGTCTAGGTACGTTCAGCTACGTGGTGGAGCAACTCAACCAGTTCAACCTCGCTTACCTGCACGTGATTGAGGCGCTGCCTGGTCACCCAATGGCGGCCCAGCCCGGCCAGGAGAAAGTAGCCCCAACGCTGCGTAAAATCTTCAACGGTCCGTTTATCCTGAACGGCGGCTACACCCAAGAAACTGCTGAGGCTGCTCTGGAAAACAACGAAGCAGACATCATTGCCTTCGGTGTGCCGTTCATCTCGAACCCTGACCTAGTAGAGCGCTTCCAGCAAGGAGCGGCCCTGAACGCCCCCGATCAAGCTACCTTCTACGGCGGCGATGATAAGGGCTACATCGACTATCCGTCGTTGGCGGAAGTTGAGCAGGCTACGCAAGATATCGTGGAGAAATAGCCTCCACAATCGTTGCCTAGGTAGCTGAAGGATCTGCTACACACCAAACAAGAAAGCCTACTGCTCGCACCAGTAGGCTTTCTTGTTTGGTGGCAATTGGTCAAGCCTAGGTTATGGCGAAACCTTTTCTCTAAAAGCGAATCTGAAACTGAAGTAGGAAGGCACAACTTTTTGGCCTTGCTCCGACCTTCTCTAGGCTTCTGCGTACGCCTGTTCAACCAACCACCTAGTTGACATGACTACAGAACAGAACGAACCACGTCCTACCAATAGCGAACTGAACACGGGCTCTATGCCTTACCCAACGAGCCAGGAGGACATGAAGAGCAAGCCGGATTCGGACTTGTCGAACTACCAAGCCGCTGGCAAGCTCACCGGTAAGGTGGCCCTCATCACGGGTGGCGACTCCGGCATCGGTCGGGCCGTGGCTATTGCCTTTGCCAAGGAAGGCGCCGACGTAGCCGTGATATACCACGAAAACGCCAGCGACGCCGACGTAACCGGCCAAGCGGTGAGAGCCGCCGGGCGGAAGTTTCTGTCCATCCAAGCGGATGTGCGCTCGGCCGACGCCTGCCGCAATGCGGTGCGTCAGACTTATGAAGAGCTAGGCGGCTTCAACATCTTGGTAAACAACGCCGCTTACCAGATGGGCTACGAAAACTTCGAAACCATCCCGGAGGAGAACATCCACCGCACCTTCGATACCAACATCAAGGGCTACATCTTCATGGCGCAGGCGGCCATTCCGTTCCTGAAAGAAGGCGACTCCATCATCAATACGGGGAGCATTGCGGGTATCGTCGGCAATCCACACCAAGTGGATTATGCTTCCACAAAAGGCGCTATTCACACCTTCACTAAGAGCCTAGCTGCTTACCTAGGGGAGAAGAAAATCCGAGTGAATGCCGTGCTGCCAGGCCCCATCTGGACGCCGCTTATTCCCGGCACCATGCTGGAAGAAGACCTGAAGAAATTCGGTTCGCAGACCATGCTAGGTCGCCCCGGCCAGCCGGAAGAGCTAGCCCCGTCCTATGTATACTTTGCCTCGCAAGACGGTAGCTACAGCACTGGTAGCCTGCTCGAAGTAACAGGTGGTATGCCGAAAGAAGGCTAGAGCTATTGTACATGTAGCGCGGACTACAAAGTCCGCGCTACATGTAGCTAATCTAGAGCAAGCTATGTGCCTGTCCTACCAGGTCGTCATCCCGACTAGCGGGAGAAATCTTGTGTGCTGACGTAAGTAGATATTGCCTTGGTCGGCGAGATTTCTTCCTTGATCAGAATGACATTGCTAACACCAGCGCGGACTACAGAGTCCGCGCTACCAGCTGCCGCAACAGCTAAAAAGCCTTGCTACCTAGGTTGGTAGCAAGGCTTTTTTGTTGCCTGCTACGTGAAGCTTCGACTGTGGAGCTAGGTTCTGCGTAAGCTGAGCTATACATCGTTCTGTTCTCTTACCCATGACCAACCCCGAAGAATCTACCCCCGAGTTCCGGCCCATGGCCAGCGATATGAAGGCCGAAAAGCTGCCGTACCCAGCCAAGCAAGCCGATATGAAACAGCAGCCCGACTCCGACCTCGCTAATTACAAAGCCGCGGGCAAGCTGGAAGGCAAAGTAGCCCTCATTACCGGCGCCGATTCTGGCATTGGCCGGGCTGTGGCTATTGCTTTCGCTAAAGAAGGCGCCAACGTAGCCGTGCTCTACAACGAAAACGACGAGGACGCCGAGCAAACCAAGGCGCTGGTAGAAAAGGAGAATCGTAAGTGCTTGTTGCTCAAGTACGACGTGCGCGAGCCAGAGCACTGCCTGAGCGCCGTGCGCCGCACCCGCGACGAGCTAGGTGGCCTGAATGTGCTAGTCAACAACGCCGCTTTTCAGATGGCGCAGGAGAAGTTCGAGAACATTTTAGTCGAGCAGATTCGCCGCACCTTCGACACCAACATTCTTGGCTACATCTGGATGGCGCAGGCAGCCATCCCGCACCTGCAAAAAGGCGATTCTATCATCAATACGGGCAGCATCGTAGGCCTCACGGGCAACCCGATGCTGATTGACTATACCTGCACGAAGTCGGCTATTCACGCGCTTACTAAGTCGCTGGCTACTTACCTAGGGGAGAAGGATATTCGGGTAAACTGCGTAGTGCCCGGCCCCATCTGGACGCCCAACATCCCCGGCACCATGCCGGCCTCAGAAATCGACAATTACGGCCACGAGGTGGCTTTGAAGCGCCCCGGTCAACCCGAGGAGCTAGCCCCGGCTTATGTGCTGCTCGCCTCGCAAGATGGCTCCTTTATGACGGGCAGCCTCGTGCACGTGACGGGCGGCAAAATGTCGAGCGACCAGTAAGAGCTAGCTCATTCGAGCAGTAAAGGACCCGTTACGCGGAGCTTGCCAGACAACCTTATTTACTCCTCCAAAACGTCATGCTGAGCCTGCCGAAGCATCTCGCGTGCAGTAGTAAACCCTATTGATTAGAGTTACCACGGCACGCGAGATGCTTCGGCAGGCTCAGCATGCCCGTTTCTTAAGAGCCCTCTCAACACACTCGTAATTAGCCTAGCCTTTTCGTTTCTGAGCGTTTCGGACGTACTTAAGCCCATGAAGAAACGCTACCTACTAGGTGGTCTGCTGAGTGTGGCGGCCGCTGGGCTGCTGTCCGCCGCGGCTCCATCGGATGCCGTGCTGAAGAAAGTACGCCAATATCGCCAGCGTCACGAGCACGAACTACTAACCGAATACCTGCAACTGCTCGTCGTGCCGAGCGTGGCTGCCGACAGCGCTGGTCTGCGCCGCACGGCCACTACCATCGCCGACATGATGCGCAAGCGTGGCATTGCTAACGTGCAGATGTTGCGGGCCAAAACAGCCGGTGTACCGCCTGCTGTGTATGGCGAGGTGAAGGTGCCTGGCGCCACCCGCACTCTAGTGTTCTACGCGCATTACGATGGTCAGCCAGTTAACCCCGCCCAGTGGGCGACGGGTCTGAGTCCCTTCAAGCCAACCCTAGCTAGTGGGTCCCTGGCTAGCGGCGGTCAGCTACTACCTATGCCCCAAGCCGGTACCCCGCTCAACCCCGAGTGGCGCCTCTACGCCCGCGGCAGCTCTGACGATAAAGCCGGTGTGATGACCATTATTTCGGGCTATCAGGCGCTGGCACAAAGCGGCGTGAAGCCGACCGTCAACCTGAAGTTCTTCTTTGAAGGCGAAGAAGAGCGTGGTTCGCCGCACCTGGCCGAGCTGCTGAGCCAGCACCGCGACGTGTTGAAATCCGACCTCTGGATTATCTGCGACGGACCGGTGCACCAGTCGGGGCGCAAGCAGGTGGTGTTTGGGGCTCGCGGCGACGTCAACCTAGGTATCACGGTGTACGGCCCGAAACGCCCGTTGCACAGCGGCCACTACGGCAACTGGGCCCCGAACCCGGCGATGACCCTAGCGCAATTGTTAGGCTCGATGAAAGATAGCACGGGCCGGGTTCGAGTTGCTGGTTTCTACGACGATGTGGTGCCGCTCACCGCAACCGAGCAGGAAGCCTTGCGCCGCGTGCCCAACATTGATGATGACATTCGCAAGGAGCTAGGTTTCGCCCGGGCCGATGGCCAAGGCAAGTCGCTCGTGGAGCTGATTAATCAGCCTTCCCTGAACATCAACGGCATGCGCAGCGCCAACGTGGGCCCGCAAGCCGCCAACGTCATCCCGACGATGGCCGAAGCCGTGCTGGATTTGCGCCTAGTGCTCGGCAACGACTACCAGCGCCAGATAGAAAAAGTAGTGCGTCACATCGAGCGACAAGGCTTCTTCGTAACGCGTGCTGACCCGACCGATGCCGAACGAGCCCAGCACCCGCGTATCGCCAAGGTCACGCCTGAAACTGGTTATAATGCCCAACGCACGCCCATGGATTTGCCGGTAGCCCGCAGCGTGATCAATGCCGTGCAATCGACGGTGACGCAGCCAGTCGTGCTGCTTCCCACGTCGGGTGGGAGCTTGCCGCTGTATGTCTTCAAGCAAGAGCTAGGAGTCACCACCCTCACCGTACCTGTCGCCAACTACGACAACAACCAGCACGCCGAAAACGAGAACATCCGGCTCGGCAACTTGTGGGAGGGTATCGAAACGATGGCCGCCGTGATGACGATGAAGTAAAAGCAGAACGCTGGACTGTTCGCTATCGGGCCTGTCAACTCTTATTAGTTGGCAGGTCCGAAGTGTTTTAGGATAGAGCTGATAGTGCTTGCTGAGCCAAGGGCAAGCTAAACCATAAAATTATGTGCAAATATTCCTTATCCAGGGAAGGTTTTGTGCGTAAGGGGTTTATACCTCAACAGTAAAGTGCTGTTTGCTGGTTCTCCCCTGATCTTTTCCCCTTATGTCCGCTCCTCATTACCCCGACGGTACGGTGCGTGCCCTGCTGGACACGGACCTCGTTACGGAGGCCACCCGCGCTGCGCTGGAAAGCCGCCTCCAAACACCTAGCCTTGAGCCACAATTTTTCGACGGCACCACCTACGAGCTTCTCCGTGCCGTAGCGGCTCGGCTCTTTCCGCAGCCCGACCGCACCGAGCCCATCGAGCTGGCCGCACTCATTGATGAGCGACTTCTCACCGGTCAATCGGACGGCTGGCGCTACGATGCCCTGCCTCCCGACCGCGAGGCCTACCGGCTAGGGCTAGGGGGCATCAATGAAAGCGCCCAATTGTTATTTCAACAGTCCTTCTTGTCACTAGCGCCCGAGCAACAGGACGCAGTGCTAACTGCCGTGCAACACGGCGAAGCTCCTGGTAAAACGTGGGAGACATTGCCCGCCGTCCGCTTCTTTGAGGAATTACTGGCGGAGCTGACGGAGAACTACTACGCTCACCCGCTGGCTCAAGAGGAAATCGGCTACGTGGGTATGGCCGACGTGCCCGGTTGGCACCACCTAGGTCTAAATGCCCTAGACCCCCGCGAACCGGAAGCGCAGTAGAAATGCGCTACGGCACATTCGGCAAGCCGCGTGGCTTGACCTTTAAGAACCAATTACTCCCAGCACTCAAACAACGACC
This Hymenobacter sp. GOD-10R DNA region includes the following protein-coding sequences:
- a CDS encoding SDR family oxidoreductase produces the protein MTNPEESTPEFRPMASDMKAEKLPYPAKQADMKQQPDSDLANYKAAGKLEGKVALITGADSGIGRAVAIAFAKEGANVAVLYNENDEDAEQTKALVEKENRKCLLLKYDVREPEHCLSAVRRTRDELGGLNVLVNNAAFQMAQEKFENILVEQIRRTFDTNILGYIWMAQAAIPHLQKGDSIINTGSIVGLTGNPMLIDYTCTKSAIHALTKSLATYLGEKDIRVNCVVPGPIWTPNIPGTMPASEIDNYGHEVALKRPGQPEELAPAYVLLASQDGSFMTGSLVHVTGGKMSSDQ
- a CDS encoding gluconate 2-dehydrogenase subunit 3 family protein, with translation MSAPHYPDGTVRALLDTDLVTEATRAALESRLQTPSLEPQFFDGTTYELLRAVAARLFPQPDRTEPIELAALIDERLLTGQSDGWRYDALPPDREAYRLGLGGINESAQLLFQQSFLSLAPEQQDAVLTAVQHGEAPGKTWETLPAVRFFEELLAELTENYYAHPLAQEEIGYVGMADVPGWHHLGLNALDPREPEAQ
- a CDS encoding SDR family oxidoreductase; protein product: MTTEQNEPRPTNSELNTGSMPYPTSQEDMKSKPDSDLSNYQAAGKLTGKVALITGGDSGIGRAVAIAFAKEGADVAVIYHENASDADVTGQAVRAAGRKFLSIQADVRSADACRNAVRQTYEELGGFNILVNNAAYQMGYENFETIPEENIHRTFDTNIKGYIFMAQAAIPFLKEGDSIINTGSIAGIVGNPHQVDYASTKGAIHTFTKSLAAYLGEKKIRVNAVLPGPIWTPLIPGTMLEEDLKKFGSQTMLGRPGQPEELAPSYVYFASQDGSYSTGSLLEVTGGMPKEG
- a CDS encoding alkene reductase, which codes for MTQSTKLFTPFTMGALTLPNRFAMAPMTRSRANNEGNVPTDSTVKYYEQRASAGLIITEGSQVSQQAVGYIFTPGIYSEEQVAGWKKVTDAVHAAGGRIFIQLWHVGRISHPFFHNGELPVAPSAVQPTGVKAFTLNGQEEIPTPRALETQEVKAVVEDFRKAAENAKKAGFDGAEIHGANGYLIDQFIQDGSNQRTDEYGGSVENRARFALEVVKAVSDVLGADRTGIRLSPTGVMGGINDTDRLGTFSYVVEQLNQFNLAYLHVIEALPGHPMAAQPGQEKVAPTLRKIFNGPFILNGGYTQETAEAALENNEADIIAFGVPFISNPDLVERFQQGAALNAPDQATFYGGDDKGYIDYPSLAEVEQATQDIVEK
- a CDS encoding M20/M25/M40 family metallo-hydrolase, translated to MKKRYLLGGLLSVAAAGLLSAAAPSDAVLKKVRQYRQRHEHELLTEYLQLLVVPSVAADSAGLRRTATTIADMMRKRGIANVQMLRAKTAGVPPAVYGEVKVPGATRTLVFYAHYDGQPVNPAQWATGLSPFKPTLASGSLASGGQLLPMPQAGTPLNPEWRLYARGSSDDKAGVMTIISGYQALAQSGVKPTVNLKFFFEGEEERGSPHLAELLSQHRDVLKSDLWIICDGPVHQSGRKQVVFGARGDVNLGITVYGPKRPLHSGHYGNWAPNPAMTLAQLLGSMKDSTGRVRVAGFYDDVVPLTATEQEALRRVPNIDDDIRKELGFARADGQGKSLVELINQPSLNINGMRSANVGPQAANVIPTMAEAVLDLRLVLGNDYQRQIEKVVRHIERQGFFVTRADPTDAERAQHPRIAKVTPETGYNAQRTPMDLPVARSVINAVQSTVTQPVVLLPTSGGSLPLYVFKQELGVTTLTVPVANYDNNQHAENENIRLGNLWEGIETMAAVMTMK
- the metH gene encoding methionine synthase — translated: MKIACPDSPLYDILQQRILVLDGAMGTMIQRYPLTEEDFRGTRFADHPKPLRGNNDLLSLTQPDIIRSIHAEYFAAGADMVETNTFSGTTIAQADYALEHVVYELNYESARLARDAADEYTAKNPSKPRFVAGAIGPTNRTASLSPDVNRPGFRAITFDELATAYHEQVRGLIDGGVDALLIETIFDTLNAKAALFAVQKFFDEGGRVVPIMISGTITDASGRTLSGQTVEAFWNSISHLPLLSVGLNCALGAAQLKQYVQELSRISDVHISAYPNAGLPNAFGGYDESAQEFADVVENYLQDGIITVIGGCCGTTPQHIGELARLVDQYKPRPLPEIPAVTRLSGLEPFGFDDNSLFVNVGERCNVTGSRAFARLIRTGAYEEALAVARAQVEGGAQVIDVNMDEGMLDSEQAMTTFLNLIASEPDIARVPLMIDSSKWSVLEAGLKCVQGKSIVNSISLKEGEEMFKERARTVRQYGAAVVVMAFDEDGQADSYERRIEICKRSYDILVNEVGFPATDIIFDPNILTVGTGIEEHRNYAVDFINAVRWIKENLPGARTSGGVSNVSFSYRGNDVVREAMHSAFLYHAIRAGLDMGIVNPSQLAVYDDVPKDLLELCEDVLLNRRDDATERLVNFADTVKQKDKAVVVADEWRSLPVAERLKHALVKGITEFIDEDTEEVRQQVGRPLDVIEGPLMAGMNVVGDLFGAGKMFLPQVVKSARVMKKAVAYLEPYLQAEKEGTERQTAGKILLATVKGDVHDIGKNIVGVVLACNNFDIVDLGVMVPLEKILDEAQKQGADIIGLSGLITPSLDEMVYVAAEMEKRGLKTPLLIGGATTSRLHTAVKIAPSYTGPVVHVHDASRSVGVAAGLLGSGKDMYASTVLEEYRQLRDDHAGRQRDKQYLTIEAARENQFKSNWEATPITKPSFLGTKVLEDYPLDELAKYIDWTPFFHTWELRGRYPRILQDETLGEAATKLFEDAQAMLRKVIDEKLLTARAVVGFWPANTVGYDTIEIYADDNREQVTTEFFTLRQQGEKGPKIPNLAFSDFVAPKETGRADYIGGFAVTAGLGIEKLLEKFEADHDDYSSIMIKALADRLAEAFAERLHQRVREEFWGYSPNENLSGDELIQEKYRGVRPAPGYPGCPDHTEKITLFELLDAENKTGIHLTENLAMYPASSVSGLYYAHPDSRYFGLGKIGKDQVEDIAQRKNMPVTDLERWLSPNLNYSPTAIPVTAL